In Helianthus annuus cultivar XRQ/B chromosome 3, HanXRQr2.0-SUNRISE, whole genome shotgun sequence, a single window of DNA contains:
- the LOC110928923 gene encoding protein FLX-like 4, whose amino-acid sequence MSARRHGSPPYGSRSTQAPGMMRHGLYPVGHHSIDPHHSEHGDSKLSAQPTELERLASDNQRLATTHVALRQELVATTQDIQKLKAHIGTIQTESDIQIRSLLDKISKMEVDLQAGENVKKELQRAHTEARALVITRQELLGQIEKSGQELKKIRADVEKLPDLQIELDGLKQEHQKLRLIFEHQKRLNVDKVAQLEVMDKELVGMAREVERLRAEILTAEKWATAPNMYSGPYMNPPPPHPPMHASSGSYVDGYGNYHHVPVGVGGAGEGMVPYGGGHPGGGSQWGTPQMVPYGVAPPSRGRGGPPPPYNNSRT is encoded by the exons ATGTCTGCAAGAAGACATGGGTCACCACCATACGGAAGCCGGTCAACCCAAGCTCCGGGGATGATGCGCCACGGTTTATACCCTGTGGGCCACCACTCCATAGACCCACATCACTCTGAGCACGGTGACAGCAAACTATCGGCTCAGCCAACCGAACTAGAACGGCTAGCAAGTGACAACcagcgactcgcaaccactcacGTAGCCTTACGCCAAGAACTGGTGGCCACAACACAAGATATTCAAAAACTCAAGGCCCACATCGGAACCATCCAGACTGAAAGCGACATTCAGATACGATCGTTGTTGGACAAGATTTCGAAAATGGAGGTAGATCTTCAGGCTGGCGAGAACGTGAAGAAAGAACTTCAGCGGGCCCACACTGAGGCCCGAGCTCTGGTGATTACTAGACAGGAACTGCTTGGTCAGATTGAGAAGTCTGGTCAAGAGTTGAAGAAGATACGTGCTGATGTGGAAAAATTGCCCGATCTGCAGATTGAACTTGATGGCTTGAAACAAGAACACCAGAAATTACG GTTGATTTTTGAGCATCAAAAGCGCTTAAACGTGGACAAAGTGGCACAATTGGAAGTAATGGATAAAGAGCTTGTGGGGATGGCAAGAGAAGTTGAGAGGTTACGGGCCGAAATTTTGACTGCTGAAAAGTGGGCAACtg CACCAAACATGTATTCCGGGCCCTACATGAACCCTCCTCCTCCTCATCCTCCGATGCACGCGAGTAGCGGCAGCTATGTTGATGGGTATGGAAATTATCATCATGTTCCAGTGGGTGTTGGTGGTGCCGGAGAGGGAATGGTTCCTTATGGTGGTGGTCATCCGGGTGGCGGTTCTCAGTGGGGAACACCACAAATGGTCCCCTATGGTGTAGCTCCCCCTTCACGCGGCAGGGGAGGACCACCACCACCGTATAACAACTCTAGAACCTGA